From the Nonlabens marinus S1-08 genome, one window contains:
- the nrfD gene encoding NrfD/PsrC family molybdoenzyme membrane anchor subunit, protein MAHYEASIRKPLVTGDKTYADVTRDIAFPVEGPANKQWWLVFTIALIAFLYGIGCITYTISTGIGVWGLNKTIGWAWDITNFVWWVGIGHAGTLISAVLLLFRQKWRMAINRSAEAMTIFSVIQAGLFPIIHMGRPWLAYWVLPIPNQFGSLWVNFNSPLLWDVFAISTYLSVSLVFWWTGLLPDFAMIRDRAITPFNKKIYGILSFGWSGRAKDWQRFEEVSLVLAGLATPLVLSVHTIVSFDFATSVIPGWHTTIFPPYFVAGAVFSGFAMVNTLLIVMRKVCHLEDYITIQHIELMNLVIMITGSIVGVAYITELFMAWYSGVEYEQYAFLNRATGPYAWAYWAMMTCNVFSPQFMWFKKLRTSIMFSFAISIVVNIGMWFERFVIIVTSLHRDYVPSSWTMFSPTFVDIGIFIGTIGFFFVLFLLYSRTFPVIAQAEVKSILKSSGNKYKEMRENKTTSNPNAASGDPIAHPSE, encoded by the coding sequence ATGGCTCATTACGAAGCGTCCATAAGAAAACCACTAGTTACCGGCGACAAAACGTATGCTGATGTTACTAGAGATATTGCTTTTCCTGTAGAAGGACCGGCAAATAAGCAGTGGTGGCTGGTATTCACCATTGCTCTTATCGCTTTTCTTTATGGAATAGGATGTATTACTTACACGATCTCTACAGGAATCGGTGTTTGGGGATTGAACAAGACCATTGGATGGGCTTGGGATATTACCAACTTTGTATGGTGGGTAGGAATTGGTCACGCAGGAACTTTGATTTCTGCCGTACTCTTGCTCTTCCGTCAAAAATGGAGAATGGCGATCAACAGGTCTGCAGAAGCAATGACTATTTTCTCTGTAATCCAGGCAGGTTTATTCCCTATCATTCACATGGGTCGACCATGGTTGGCTTACTGGGTATTACCTATTCCTAACCAGTTTGGTTCTTTATGGGTGAACTTTAACTCACCACTTCTTTGGGATGTATTTGCGATTTCTACCTATTTGTCGGTTTCTTTAGTATTCTGGTGGACAGGATTGCTTCCTGACTTTGCTATGATTCGCGATAGAGCGATTACTCCTTTTAATAAAAAGATTTACGGTATCCTTTCCTTTGGATGGTCTGGTAGAGCTAAAGACTGGCAGCGTTTTGAAGAGGTTTCATTGGTTCTGGCAGGACTTGCAACACCATTGGTACTTTCGGTACACACGATTGTATCCTTTGACTTTGCTACCTCGGTAATTCCAGGATGGCACACCACGATTTTCCCTCCATACTTCGTTGCAGGAGCGGTATTCTCAGGTTTTGCGATGGTAAACACGCTTTTGATCGTGATGAGGAAAGTGTGTCACTTAGAAGACTACATCACTATTCAGCACATTGAATTGATGAACCTTGTAATTATGATTACTGGTTCCATTGTAGGTGTGGCTTATATCACAGAGCTATTTATGGCTTGGTATTCCGGAGTGGAGTACGAGCAATATGCTTTCTTGAATAGGGCTACAGGACCATACGCTTGGGCTTACTGGGCGATGATGACCTGTAATGTGTTCTCACCGCAGTTCATGTGGTTCAAGAAATTACGTACCAGTATCATGTTCTCTTTTGCCATCTCTATTGTAGTAAACATTGGAATGTGGTTTGAACGATTTGTAATTATTGTGACTTCGTTGCACCGTGATTACGTTCCTTCCTCATGGACAATGTTCTCACCTACCTTTGTAGATATAGGTATATTCATAGGTACTATAGGATTCTTCTTTGTATTGTTTTTGTTGTATTCCAGAACGTTCCCGGTAATCGCACAAGCAGAGGTGAAGTCCATCTTGAAGTCTAGTGGTAACAAGTACAAGGAAATGAGAGAAAATAAAACGACGTCTAACCCAAATGCTGCTTCCGGTGACCCGATAGCACATCCAAGCGAGTAA
- a CDS encoding DUF3341 domain-containing protein: protein MATHKIHALYNDDDVLLRAVKQVREQHFHIEDIFCPFPVHGLEKAMGLADTRLAINAFLYGIVGLAVGTAMMNYIMIEDWPQNIGGKPSFSYLENMPAFVPIMFELTVFFAAHLMVITFYLRSRLWPFKKAENPDVRTTDDHFLMEVDAHGEDIDSITKFLYDTGAVELVLIDKEDH, encoded by the coding sequence ATGGCGACACATAAAATACATGCTCTTTACAATGATGATGATGTTTTACTGCGTGCAGTAAAACAAGTCAGAGAGCAACATTTCCATATTGAAGATATTTTCTGTCCTTTCCCAGTTCACGGACTTGAAAAGGCGATGGGTCTAGCAGATACCCGATTAGCTATCAACGCGTTTCTTTATGGAATCGTGGGTCTAGCCGTAGGAACTGCCATGATGAATTACATCATGATTGAGGATTGGCCACAAAATATAGGTGGAAAGCCTAGTTTTTCTTATTTGGAAAATATGCCTGCATTCGTGCCTATCATGTTTGAGTTAACAGTATTCTTTGCCGCGCACTTGATGGTAATCACATTTTACTTGCGCAGTAGATTATGGCCATTTAAGAAAGCAGAAAACCCAGATGTAAGAACCACAGACGATCATTTCTTGATGGAAGTAGATGCTCATGGAGAAGACATTGACTCGATCACAAAATTTTTATACGATACAGGAGCCGTTGAGCTTGTATTAATCGACAAAGAAGATCATTGA
- a CDS encoding c-type cytochrome: MNTYLKSVLWALAVLLTVSCQSGGEKEVGAKSNRSVQYFPNMYEDVGYSTYSEGDVFTNNMEAQKPVDGTVSRGWLPYNYEDDNEGYASAKANLTNPVPLTEDHLANGQALYGIYCAICHGNKGDGQGHLVKTEKILGVPSYDAREITQGSIYHVMYYGINSMGSYASQTSTEERWEIAHYVDALRADLMGVARKPVMDKTGSVTNSPVTATDSTATMTEVPVEENTATDAGNSVDQQEVQQMNDGQ; the protein is encoded by the coding sequence ATGAATACGTATTTAAAATCAGTACTATGGGCACTTGCTGTCCTACTTACAGTTTCTTGCCAGAGTGGTGGTGAGAAGGAAGTAGGCGCAAAATCCAATCGCAGTGTGCAATACTTTCCTAACATGTATGAAGATGTAGGTTACAGCACTTATTCTGAAGGCGATGTGTTTACGAACAACATGGAAGCACAAAAGCCAGTTGATGGAACCGTTTCTCGTGGGTGGTTGCCATATAACTATGAAGATGATAATGAAGGGTACGCTTCCGCGAAAGCGAACTTAACCAACCCAGTACCATTAACAGAAGATCATCTGGCTAACGGACAAGCATTATACGGAATTTATTGTGCTATCTGTCACGGAAATAAAGGAGATGGACAAGGTCACTTGGTGAAGACTGAAAAGATCCTAGGTGTTCCAAGTTATGACGCTAGAGAAATAACTCAAGGTTCAATTTATCACGTAATGTATTATGGTATTAATTCCATGGGATCCTATGCGTCACAGACAAGTACAGAGGAACGTTGGGAAATAGCACATTATGTAGATGCTTTGAGAGCTGACCTGATGGGTGTTGCTAGAAAGCCAGTAATGGATAAAACGGGTAGCGTAACAAACTCCCCTGTTACCGCTACTGACTCTACAGCTACAATGACGGAAGTTCCTGTGGAGGAAAACACCGCAACTGATGCTGGTAACTCAGTAGATCAGCAAGAAGTACAACAAATGAACGACGGTCAGTAA